The DNA region AGAAAACTTACCGTTGGGCAGTATGCCGACCCGCGGTGCGGGGTCAACCGCTCAGAAATGGCTCTCGATTCGCTCTTTTGCGCACGGCCACGCCCAGCGGCGTCCACCCCGGGACCGCTTCGTGGGGCGATTTCTCCTGTCCAAACCCCGCCCGACTTGGTCAGAATAGAAAATTCGGTTCCGCGCGTGACAATGTTCCGGGCGAGCGGCCTAACAAGATAGCGCTCTGTCACCATGATCGGCCCCAGCATGAGTCTCTCGGACTCTCGAGTTGCAGCAATGCTAGCGGACGCCCGGCTCGGTTCGGGCGAACAGTTGGGCGGGCTGCTAGAGCACTACAAGAACTATTTACGGTTGCTGGCGATGGCGCAGATGGAAGAGAGGCTCAGCGCGCGTCTGAGCCCTTCGGACATCGTTCAAGAAACCTTCTATGAAGCGCACCGAGACTTCCAGCAGTTCCGGGGCGGCAGCTCCGCGGAGCTGCTGGCTTGGCTGCGGGCTGTCCTCGTGAACAACCTTCACCGTGCCGTTGAGCACCACCTGGGAACCGAGAAAAGAGACATGCGTCGTGAGGTTTCCATCGAACGGATCGACGCGTCCGTAGAACGGTCTGCGTTTCGTCTGGAGGGAGTGCTGCAAGACCCAGGTAGCTCGCCCAGCCTCCGCGCCCAACGGCAGGAACGCGAGGTGGCGCTCGCCGACGAGCTGGCACGCTTGCCCCGCGACTACCGCGAGGTGATCGTCCTGCGGCATCTGAGCGGCATGCCGTTCGAGCAGATCGGCGAGCGGATGAATCGCAGCCCAGGCGCCGTGCGGATGCTTTGGCTGCGCGGCGTGCGGCAGCTCCGCGAGCAGATGGGGGACGGTTGGAACCGACGCTTTGAGGAGCCCCAGCGATGACCCGACGTGAAGCCGATACGCTGTCTGCCACCACGCCGCTGGCCGGGGCCTCGCAGGACGACGCCGATCAGCGCCTGGCAGAACTTCTCGACCGATACCTGGTTGAGCTGGAGTTGACCGGCGTGCCGCCGGACATCGACCGCCTGGCGGCCGGCTCCCCAGACCTAATCGAGGCGCTCCGCCGCGACGCCCAGGGCCTGCGTGCCCTCTGTCAGATGACGGCCGGCATGCGGAAGGAGTCGGCCTCGGCAGACCTCACCCCGCCGGCCGGCTCAGAATCGCCGAGCGCGCCGGGCGGCGCGGCGCCCCGGATGCTGGGGGATTTCTTGCTCGATCGAGAGATCGGCCGCGGGGGCATGGGGATCGTCTACGAGGCGCGGCAGCAGTCGTTGGGGCGCCGCGTAGCGCTCAAGGTCCTCCCGTTTGCATCGGTCCTGGACGAACGCCAGATCGCCCGCTTCCGCACCGAGGCGCAGGCCGCGGCGCAGCTACACCACCCGCACATCGTGCCGGTGTACGCGGTGGGCGAAGAACGCGGCGTCCACTACTACGCGATGCAGCTTGTGGCGGGGCAGTCGCTTGAGCAAGCCATCGCAGAGATGAAGCAGGCAGACGGGTCGCGTCCCGAGACCGCGCCTGTGAGCGAGCGCGCGCCCGCCGGCGCCGGCTCAACACGCACCTTCCGCGGCGACCCGGACGAGGCGACCTTTTCGACACGCGTCTCGGTCCGTAGCCGCGGCCACTGCCGCGCCGTGGCCCGGCTGGGCGTGCAGGCGGCCGGGGCGCTGCAGCACGCGCACGAGTACGGCGTCGTGCACCGCGACATCAAGCCGTCGAACCTGCTGATCGACCGATCGGGCAAGCTGTGGATCACCGACTTCGGGTTGGCGCGGGTCCAGACCGGTTCCAGCGTGACCGTCTCCGGCGACGTGCTGGGGACGCTCCGCTACATGAGCCCCGAGCAGGCCCACGGCAACGGCGCCGGCGTGGACGCCCGCACCGACGTGTTCGCCCTCGGCGCCACGCTGTACGAGATGCTGACGCTCACCTCCGCGACCCGCGGCAAGTCGCGGCAGCAGTTGCTGACGCACCTCGAGTCGGGCGACATTACGCCGCCGCGGCAGCTTAATCCTGGGATCCCCTTCGATCTAGAAACGATCGTGATGCGCGCCCTGGCGAAGGCGCGGGACGAGCGCTACCCTTCGGCCCAGGAGTTGGCGGACGACCTGCGGCGTTTTCTGGCCGGCGAGTCGATCCACGCCCGCCGACCGACGCTGCTCGACCGCGCCGCCAAGTGGGCGTTCCGCAGGCGGCGGATGGTGGCCGTGGCCGCCGCGGCGCTGGTGCTGGTGGCTGCCGTCTCGATCATCGCCGGGCTGGCGCTGGCGCGCGAAGGGCGTCGCACCGCTGCGGCGCTCGACCAAGCAGAAGCGAACCTCGCCCGCGCCGAGACCCATTACCGGCAGGCGCGCGAGGTAGTCGACCGCCTCGGCAGCGGGCTGGCCGACCGGTTGGCCGAGCTGCCGGCCGCGGCGCCGCTGCGACAGTCGGTGCTCGCCGACACGCTGCGTTACTACCGAGAGTTCATCGAGCAGGCCAAGGGGGACGCCATGCTCCGCCGCGAGCTGGTAGAAACCCAGCTCAAAGCGGGGGTCGTTGCGTACCGGCTGGGCGACTACGCCGCGGCCGAAACCCTCTGCCGCGACGCGTCGAGCGGGGCCGCCGAACTGGTCTCCGCCGGCGGGCCAAACCCTTCACACGCCGACCTTGCCCTCGCGGCGCAGAGCAAGAAGGACCTCGGCGCCGTGGCGGCGGCCCGCGGCGACCTGGCGGGGGGCGAGGCGGCCTACGCGAGCGCCATCGCCGTCCAGCGGCTGCTGCTCAAGAGCATCGGGCCAGAACCCGAGGCCCGTGGCGACGCGGTCCGCGGGCTTGCCGAAACCTACACCGCCCTCGGGCTGCTGCTGGCCAGCAGCGGCGACCACGCCCGCGCCGATCGGGCGTTGGGAGACGCGGTGCATCTGCTCTCGGGCGACGCCATCGGGTCCAACCCCGACAACGCGACGCGTCACGCGCTGGCCGTCGCCTACAACAACCGGAGCTACGTCCGACGGCAATCCGACGCCGAGGCGGCGCTCGCCGATTGTGGGCAGGCGATCGAGCTGCTCAGGTCGCTGGCGGCCGCAGAGCACGCCCCGGCTTCGCAACGACGCGACTTGGCGCTTTCCTACAACAACCGAGGCGCCCTGCAGGGCGCTGTGGGGGATTGGCCCGCCGCCGCAAGCTCGCACCTCGACGCCATCGAGCTGCTCCGCACGCTGGTGCGACAGGCGCCGGCCGTGGTGGACTACCGTCGTGAGTTGGCGGTGAGCTGGAGCAACCGTGGGCAGGCGCTCGGCCACACCGCGGACGTCGCGGCTGCCGACGACGCCTTCTCGCAAGCAGAAACACTCGCCCGCGAGCTGGTGGAAGACCAGCCCTCGGCCATCGGCCCACAGAGCCTGCTGGCCGGCGTGCTGAACAACCGGGCGATGCTGAGCGAGTCGCAGGGCCGCCTGGACGACGCGGCCGCCGCGCTGGCCGGGGCGATCGAACACCAACGGTTGGCGTTCGAGGCCGCCCCTCAGGTCGGCGAGTTCCGCGAACAGCTCAGCAAGCACTACTCGAATTACGCCCGGGTGCTGTGGGCGGCCGACCAGCCGGCCGACGCCGCCCGGGCGACCCTGGCCCGCAGCCGGCTGTGGCCCGACGACAGCGAGCGGCTACGAGGGATTGCCAGCGAGGTCCGCGAGGCGGCCCGGCGTCTGCGGGACGCCCAGGGCGAGTCGTCTGAGCCGGAGCTGATCCGACAGCTCGTGCGTAGAACGGCGGAAATCGAGTCGCTCACGCAGCGGCTGGCAGACAAGGAGGGATAGAACTTGCATTGGAACCGCATCAAGCGCAAAGTAGGACGCGCCGTCTACGGCGTTCCCGTATGGCTACATTCGCACGCAGCGAGCATGACCCCTCTTTCCCCACACCGCCGCGTTAAGCAGCGATCGGCCGGGCGCGTGCCCGGGTTCGAGAGGTGTGAGGACCGTCTGGCGCTCGACGGAACGGCGGCGGCGTTTCAGCCCGCCGACGCCTGGCTCTCGCTGGACCTGTCCGCGGCCCCTCCGGTGGTCGTTGTGAATGCGTCTGAGATCAGAGACGACGGCTTTGTCCGACTGTCATGGGACTCCACCTTCGTGCAAGGATTCGGGGACCGTGGGTTTTCGGGGTCGGTGGCTGTCGATGGGAGTACCGAGTACGACATCGGCGATACGCTACTCCCGCCGGAGTCGCTGGGGACAGCAATGTCTCCCGATCCGCCATCGGCCAGCGACACGGGCATCGAGCGGATCCCCGTGCCACCTTGGTCGATCCCGGTTGTGGGGGTTGAGGCGCCGAGAATCGATTCTGGCCTGGTCGACCTGAACTTTGCTGCTAGCCCGACGGCATTGCGGCTAGAGACACAGGCAGAGGGGGTCCGGCAATCGGCCCAGCTCGCTGCGGCCGGGCTCCCCACCGAGGCGCCCGCCGGGCTCGAACCGGACGGTCCGACGCGTGAGACCATCGCCCCGCGTGCGGCCATCTTCGAGGTCGCCGCGGCCGACCCGTCTTTCGGCGGGCTTCGGGGGGTCCGACCGCCAAAGCCGTCGGAGGAAACGAGCGCCGCTACGCCGAACCTTGATCCGCAGCCTGCCCCTACGCCCGCCAACATCGAGACGGTCGCAGCGACGGCTTCGCCGGCCGCCAGCCCCTTGCTCGCATCGCTAGCGGAGTCCTTGTCGGACCCCTACGACGACGCTGCATCCGTAGACCCGGCCGCCGCGGACGCTGCGCTAGCGGAGTTGGCGGCTGATGCGTCGTCGTCCGGCGCGGAGCCCGCAGATACGCCACAGGCGGCGCCCCTGGTGGGGAGCGATTCCCGCCGCACGGAGGCCATCTCGTTAGCGATGGCCGCCCTGTTGGTGGTCGGTCGGCATGCGGGTCGCAAGCGGCCTCGGACCGAACGTCGGCGAGAAACCCCCGCCTTGGAGTGGCCTGGTGGCTGCGGAAGGCCGCAGGGGTCGGATTCGGCGTGACAAACGCGGCGGCCGATCGGCCCAACTAGGAAGCGGAGTCCGTTTCGGCGGTCGCATCGCTTGCTCAGTCAGCCATCGCAGCCAGCCACCCGCGGAGTCGCGTCGTGCCATCACCCTATCGAGTTAAGAGAAAAGCTCCGAAGCGGCGAGAGAAGCTGCGGATCGAGCAGCTCGAGGCCCGCTGCGTGATGGACGGCGCCGGCTTCGTTCCGGCCCCAGCGTTTGGCTCCACCGTGCTGCTTGATAGCGCCGTGGAAGCCGATTTCGCGGGGATCGATGGTAGCCACCTTCTTTCCATAGCGCCGTACAACTTGCAGGCCGTTCAGCCGAAGCCCTACCAGATCGACCCGAACGACGACCGGGCCTACATCGACGCCGGGACCGGTGTTCAATCGCTCGACCCGCTGGCCAACGATCACCTGCTGTCCGAGACGGCGCTCTCTCCGCGGATCGACTCCTTTGCGGCGCCCGACTACGTCGGCCAGATCACCCTGTCGGCAGATGGCAGGCGGTTGCTCTTTGAGCCAGCAGAGAACTACCAAGGCGCCTTTAGCCTGACCTACACCGTCCGCTACGGAGACGGTGAAGACGACACCGTCAGCGGCAGCTTCCAGGTTCAGGTGGCGCCGCAGTTCTTGGCCGTAGAGAACTGGTTCGCGGTCGCGGCCGGGTCCGTCGAGCCGACGCGGCTCGACGTGCTCGCCAACGACCCGCTCCTCAAGCCGTTTGCCTATGCGCGTGAGTCGCACTACCGCGAGACGAATCAAGAAGTCGCACTCAATGTCGTCGGCGCCTCACAGGGGAGCGCAGGGGGAAGCATCTCCATCTCGTCAGACGGCAAGTCGGTTGAATACCTGCCGGCCGAGGGTTTTGTCGGCGACGAGACGTTCACGTACACCGCCGAGGCGACGGGTGGTTCACGGCAAACGGCGACGGTCACGGTCCATGTCGCCGAACCAGTGGCGGACCCAGCGGGCGTGTCGCGGTTCGCAAGCGAGGGCGAGTTTCAGCAGTTTGTCATCGACCGCGCGGTCGCCCAGTACGCCAGCCAGTTCGGCCGATATCACTCGGACTACTTGGCGTACCCCTACCTCTGGAACGGGTCGGCGCAACTTAGCGATATCGTTCTCTACGACGCCGCAATGACGCGGGTCGCCAGCACGAACAGCGGGCTTGATCGCTCCGAGACGAACGTGCAGGTCGCAGGAGTGGACGAGGCCGATATCGTCGAGACCGACGGCCGGTACCTCTACACGTTCTCCGACGGTCAACTGGCGATTGTGGACCTGGTAGACCCCGCGGCGCCGCGGCTGGTCTCGCTGACCGAGTTCGATTCCCAGTTCAATGCCATGTACCTGCTTGGGGACCGGGTCACCCTGCTGCGTACCGGCAGTCCGTACGCCTCGGCCGAGGTGGTTGTGCTGGATGTCAGCGATCGCGGGGCGCCGAGCGTCGTCCAGCGGACCGAGATCGACGGCGTCATCGCGGATTCGCGGGCGATTGGCGACCGCATCCACCTGGTCGTCAATCGGTCGTTCAAGCTGCCGCCGCTGGAGCGGGTGCTCATCTCGGAAGGGGCCGCAGCGGAGCCGGCCGGCGCAACGCAGCTGTTGCATCCTATGCAGCTTGTGCTAACGGATGCGTACTTCTCGCCAATCTACCAAGGGTCGCCGAGCGTTTGGCGGAATGAGACGCTGGAGGAGTACGTCGATCGCGTCCGCGACTCGATCGCCCAGACGACGCTCCCGTCGTTCCGCACGTTCGGCGCCGACGGGGAGTTGGTCGCCTCGGGGCTGTTGACCGACCCGTCGGCGGTTCACAAGCCGCTCGCGGGCGCCAAGGCGATCGTTTCACTAGTGACGCTAGACGTCGGCGACGACGCGCCGGGCCCGGTCGCTCCGGCTACCAGCTTCGTCGCAGACACGAACACAGAAGTCTACGTTTCGGCCGACTCGGCCTACTTGTTTAGCTACGACGCCGTCGCCGACGAGACGACCATCTACAAGCTGACGCTGGCGGAAGACGGCTCGGCGCCGCTCGCGGCGACCGGCGTGGTTGCCGGCAGGCTGCTGAATCAGTTCTCTGCGGACGAGCACGACGGGATGCTGCGCGTCGTCACCACCGCGACGGTCACCCAGAAGTCCATGACCGGTTGGGGCGGCTGGCGGATGCAGACCCGCCAGGAAAACAATCTGCTTGTGCTGGGACAGCGTGGGAATCGGCTGGGCGTGGTAGGTGAAGTCACAAACCTGGCCCCCGGCGAGACGCTTAAGTCGGTCCGCTTCATGGGCGAGCGGGCGTACGTGGTCACGTTCCGCGTGACCGACCCGCTGTTCTCCATCGACTTAAGCGATCCGGTCATGCCGGAGGTGCGGGGCGTGCTCGTCATCCCCGGCTTCTCCGACTACCTGCACCCCGTCGGCGAGGACTACCTCATCGGCATCGGACGCAACGCGACAAATGTCTCCGGCTCGGGGGCGCCGTTGCAGTTGACGCTGTTTAATGTGGCCGACCTGGATCATCCTTTCGTCGTGGCGCAGATTAACTTGGACCATCGGATGGGGTCGGCCTCCGAAGCCTGGATCGATCATCACGCGGTCGCCTATTTCGCCCAGAGCGGCGTGCTGGCTGTCCCGGTTTCCTGGACCGAGAAGATCAACAGCGGCGGCGTCTGGAAGATGTTCAACCATTCGGCTGTCGAAACCTTCCACGTCGCCTTTGACGACGCAGGGGGGGCGACCCTCGAGCAGACCGGCGCCATCGTGCACGACCAGGCGACGCCGACGAACTCGTGGGTCGTCAAGGACGCGGCTTCTGCCCCGCGCCGAGCGGTGCGGATTGGGGAGTCGCTGATCACCGTATCGAACAACGCCGTCTATGTTCACAACCTGAACAGCCCCGACGAGCAGCTTGGCGAGATCTACATCGGACGGCCGGCGTGGAACGACTCCTTCACCCTTGTGGAAGATTCTGGCGCCAACCCCCTCGACGTGCTCGCGAACGACCGGCCTGGCGCCGACGGGCAGGTGCTCTCGATCGACTCGGTGACGCAGCCCGCCAGCGGGGGCGTCGTGGCGATTGCCGGCGACGGCAGATCGCTCGTCTTCACGCCGGCGGACGATTTCACCGGCCAGGCAACCTTCTCCTACACCGTGCTGGACGCCGTCCGCGGCCAGCAAACGGCCAGCGTCTCGGTCTACGTGCAGAACACGCCGGACGCCCCAACGGCTGTCGACGACGCGATCCGCGTGGCGGCCGGCGCCGGCGCTACCGTCTTGCAGCTCCGCCAGAACGACGTGAATGTCGACCCTGATTTCTCTGGCTGGGGGTACTTCGTCGATGACAGCCAGTACGCGCTCGGCATCGCTACGATCGACATTTGCTATTGCGGGATCTATCCCGCGTTGCCCGTCCAGCAGGTGAGCGGCCTGAAGATCACGAGTGTCGGGCCCACAAGTCACGACGGTCGCGTGAGCATCGACCTATCTGGCAGAGTTGTCTACACCCCTGCGCCCGGCTTCGAGGGGGTCGAGACGTTCACCTACACCGTGATGAACTCCTCTGGCCTGAGCAGCACGGCGACGGTGACGATGACGGTCGGCGATCCGCCGGCCGACGGGCCACAGTTCTTCCTTACGCCTCAGCGATCGCGCGGCTGCGCGGCCCCCGTCGAGGCGTTTGCGGCGGTCTCAGAAGGGCCGCTTCGTTTCATGCGGCTCGACGAGGCGCTCGGTCCCGAAGCTTTCGGCCACAGCAAGCCCGTTGGGGGCTCGACGACACAATCGCAAGAAGCCGCCGAGGGACCTTCTGTTGACCAGGCGGACGATTTTCGTATGGCCCACGACCGGGCATTCGCCTCGCTCGGCTCCGACCTGACCACCTTCCTCCCGGGCAGCCGCGGGCGGAGCCGATTGTAGGGGGGGGGCCCGTCTGCCGGGCTTCGCGGTCGGCGCTCTACCCAGCGCTTGGCAGCCAGGGGCGCCGGCAGGCGGGGTCCGCCCTACGCGTGAGACTCGGCCAGCCGCGCCTTCTTCTCTGCCCGCAGGTTCAGCATCTCTACCCCCAGCGAGAACGCCATCGCGAAGTAGATGTATCCGCGAGGGATGTGGGTGTGCAGGCTCTCGGCCACCAGCACCACGCCGATCAGGATCAGGAACGCCAACGCCAACATCTTCACGCTGGGGTTCTCATTGACGAACCGTGCGATCGGGCCGCTAAAGATCAGCATCACGGCGATCGCCAGCAGCACGGCGGTGCTCATGAT from Pirellulimonas nuda includes:
- a CDS encoding serine/threonine-protein kinase, whose translation is MTRREADTLSATTPLAGASQDDADQRLAELLDRYLVELELTGVPPDIDRLAAGSPDLIEALRRDAQGLRALCQMTAGMRKESASADLTPPAGSESPSAPGGAAPRMLGDFLLDREIGRGGMGIVYEARQQSLGRRVALKVLPFASVLDERQIARFRTEAQAAAQLHHPHIVPVYAVGEERGVHYYAMQLVAGQSLEQAIAEMKQADGSRPETAPVSERAPAGAGSTRTFRGDPDEATFSTRVSVRSRGHCRAVARLGVQAAGALQHAHEYGVVHRDIKPSNLLIDRSGKLWITDFGLARVQTGSSVTVSGDVLGTLRYMSPEQAHGNGAGVDARTDVFALGATLYEMLTLTSATRGKSRQQLLTHLESGDITPPRQLNPGIPFDLETIVMRALAKARDERYPSAQELADDLRRFLAGESIHARRPTLLDRAAKWAFRRRRMVAVAAAALVLVAAVSIIAGLALAREGRRTAAALDQAEANLARAETHYRQAREVVDRLGSGLADRLAELPAAAPLRQSVLADTLRYYREFIEQAKGDAMLRRELVETQLKAGVVAYRLGDYAAAETLCRDASSGAAELVSAGGPNPSHADLALAAQSKKDLGAVAAARGDLAGGEAAYASAIAVQRLLLKSIGPEPEARGDAVRGLAETYTALGLLLASSGDHARADRALGDAVHLLSGDAIGSNPDNATRHALAVAYNNRSYVRRQSDAEAALADCGQAIELLRSLAAAEHAPASQRRDLALSYNNRGALQGAVGDWPAAASSHLDAIELLRTLVRQAPAVVDYRRELAVSWSNRGQALGHTADVAAADDAFSQAETLARELVEDQPSAIGPQSLLAGVLNNRAMLSESQGRLDDAAAALAGAIEHQRLAFEAAPQVGEFREQLSKHYSNYARVLWAADQPADAARATLARSRLWPDDSERLRGIASEVREAARRLRDAQGESSEPELIRQLVRRTAEIESLTQRLADKEG
- a CDS encoding beta-propeller domain-containing protein is translated as MPSPYRVKRKAPKRREKLRIEQLEARCVMDGAGFVPAPAFGSTVLLDSAVEADFAGIDGSHLLSIAPYNLQAVQPKPYQIDPNDDRAYIDAGTGVQSLDPLANDHLLSETALSPRIDSFAAPDYVGQITLSADGRRLLFEPAENYQGAFSLTYTVRYGDGEDDTVSGSFQVQVAPQFLAVENWFAVAAGSVEPTRLDVLANDPLLKPFAYARESHYRETNQEVALNVVGASQGSAGGSISISSDGKSVEYLPAEGFVGDETFTYTAEATGGSRQTATVTVHVAEPVADPAGVSRFASEGEFQQFVIDRAVAQYASQFGRYHSDYLAYPYLWNGSAQLSDIVLYDAAMTRVASTNSGLDRSETNVQVAGVDEADIVETDGRYLYTFSDGQLAIVDLVDPAAPRLVSLTEFDSQFNAMYLLGDRVTLLRTGSPYASAEVVVLDVSDRGAPSVVQRTEIDGVIADSRAIGDRIHLVVNRSFKLPPLERVLISEGAAAEPAGATQLLHPMQLVLTDAYFSPIYQGSPSVWRNETLEEYVDRVRDSIAQTTLPSFRTFGADGELVASGLLTDPSAVHKPLAGAKAIVSLVTLDVGDDAPGPVAPATSFVADTNTEVYVSADSAYLFSYDAVADETTIYKLTLAEDGSAPLAATGVVAGRLLNQFSADEHDGMLRVVTTATVTQKSMTGWGGWRMQTRQENNLLVLGQRGNRLGVVGEVTNLAPGETLKSVRFMGERAYVVTFRVTDPLFSIDLSDPVMPEVRGVLVIPGFSDYLHPVGEDYLIGIGRNATNVSGSGAPLQLTLFNVADLDHPFVVAQINLDHRMGSASEAWIDHHAVAYFAQSGVLAVPVSWTEKINSGGVWKMFNHSAVETFHVAFDDAGGATLEQTGAIVHDQATPTNSWVVKDAASAPRRAVRIGESLITVSNNAVYVHNLNSPDEQLGEIYIGRPAWNDSFTLVEDSGANPLDVLANDRPGADGQVLSIDSVTQPASGGVVAIAGDGRSLVFTPADDFTGQATFSYTVLDAVRGQQTASVSVYVQNTPDAPTAVDDAIRVAAGAGATVLQLRQNDVNVDPDFSGWGYFVDDSQYALGIATIDICYCGIYPALPVQQVSGLKITSVGPTSHDGRVSIDLSGRVVYTPAPGFEGVETFTYTVMNSSGLSSTATVTMTVGDPPADGPQFFLTPQRSRGCAAPVEAFAAVSEGPLRFMRLDEALGPEAFGHSKPVGGSTTQSQEAAEGPSVDQADDFRMAHDRAFASLGSDLTTFLPGSRGRSRL
- a CDS encoding sigma-70 family RNA polymerase sigma factor → MLADARLGSGEQLGGLLEHYKNYLRLLAMAQMEERLSARLSPSDIVQETFYEAHRDFQQFRGGSSAELLAWLRAVLVNNLHRAVEHHLGTEKRDMRREVSIERIDASVERSAFRLEGVLQDPGSSPSLRAQRQEREVALADELARLPRDYREVIVLRHLSGMPFEQIGERMNRSPGAVRMLWLRGVRQLREQMGDGWNRRFEEPQR